CAGCGACTTGTCCGGGGCACCGGCGGGGCGCTTGCCGCGCTTCTGCACCAGGTTGAAGGCGTAGATGCCGGAGCGGAGCTCGCCGCCCATGATCAGGTCCGCGAGGGCCTGGTCCTCGGCGTCGAAGCCCTTCTGCAGGTCGCCGTCCTTGGCGGCCTCGATGATGTCGAGGGCGCGGTAGGCGGCCGGCGCGGCGCCGTGGACCTTGGAGTCGGCCACGAGACGGCCCTTGGCGACGGCCTGGTCCCAGGCCTCGCCGCGGTCGATCGCGGGGCGCTCGACGGTGACGGAGCCGTTGAGGACGGACGCCGTCCAGATCAGCGACTGCTCCAGGAAGTCGGCGCCCTCGAACAGGGCGTCGGCGATGCCGAGCTCGAAGACCTGCTTGCCCTTGAGCTGACGGTTCTGGTTCAGCGAGTTCTCGATGATGACCGAGACGGCCTTCTCGGCGCCGATCAGGTTCGGCAGGATGGCGCAGCCGCCCCAGCCGGGCACCAGGCCGAGGAAGACCTCGGGCAGCGAGAAGGCCGGGAGGGCCTTCGACACGGTGCGGTAGGTGCAGTGCAGACCGACCTCGACGCCGCCGCCCATGGCCGCGCCGTTGTAGTACGCGAAGGTCGGGACGGCGAGCGCGGACAGACGCTTGAAGACGTCGTGGCCGCCCTTGCCGATGGCGAGCGCCTCGTCGTGCTTCTTGAGCAGCTCGACGCCCTTGAGGTCGGCGCCGACGGCGAAGATGAACGGCTTGCCGGTGATGCCGACGCCGGTGATCTCACCGTTCGCGGCCTCGGCCTCGACCTGGTCGATCGCCGTGTTCAGGTTGGCGAGCGACTGCGGGCCGAAGGTGGTCGGCTTGGTGTGGTCGAAGCCGTTGTCCAGCGTGATCAGGGCGAACCGGCCCGCACCCGCGGGCAGTTCGAAGTGCCGTACGTGGGCGCTCGTGACGACCTCGTCGGGGAAGAGCTCCGCGGCGCCCTTCAGAAGCTCGGCGGTGGTGCTCACTTGCCCTCCCAGTGGGGGTTTTCCCAGATGACCGTGGCGCCCATGCCGAAGCCGACGCACATCGTGTTGAGGCCGTAGCGGACCTGCGGGTTCTCCTCGAACTGGCGGGCCAGCTGCGTCATCAGACGGACGCCGGAGGAGGCGAGCGGGTGACCGTAGGCGATGGCGCCGCCGTACTGGTTGACGCGGGCGTCGTCGTCGGCGATGCCGTAGTGCTCCAGGAAGGCGAGGACCTGGACCGCGAAGGCCTCGTTGATCTCGAAGAGGTCGATGTCCTCGATGGACAGACCGGCCTTCGCGAGGGCCTTCTCGGTCGCCGGGATCGGGCCGTAGCCCATGACCTCGGGCTCGACGCCGGCGAAGGCGTACGAGACGAGGCGCATCTTCACCGGGAGGTCGTTCTCGCGGGCGAAGTCCTCGGAGGCGATGATCGAGGCGGTGGCGCCGTCGTTGAGACCGGCCGCGTTGCCCGCGGTGACGTTGCCGTGGACGCGGAACGGCGTCTTGAGGCCGGCCAGCGACTCCAGGGTGGTGCCCGGGCGCATCGGCTCGTCGGCGGTGACCAGGCCCCAGCCGGTCTCACCGGTGGAGGCGTCGGTGCGGCGGACCGAGATCGGCACCAGGTCCTGCTGGATCTTGCCGTCGGCGTACGCCTTGGCGGCCTTCTCCTGCGAGCGCACGGCGTACTCGTCGGCGCGCTGCTTGGTGATGCTCGGGTAGCGGTCGTGCAGGTTCTCGGCGGTCATGCCCATGAAGAGGGCGGACTCGTCGACCAGCTTCTCGCT
This sequence is a window from Streptomyces sp. NBC_00691. Protein-coding genes within it:
- a CDS encoding thiolase family protein, coding for MPRTVRDVVFVDGVRTPFGKAGPKGIYHETRADDLVVKAIRELLRRNPGLDPARIDEVAIAATTQIGDQGLTLGRTAGILAGLPQSVPGYSIDRMCAGALTAVTSVAGSIAFGAYDAVIAGGVEHMGRHPMGEGVDPNPRFVSEKLVDESALFMGMTAENLHDRYPSITKQRADEYAVRSQEKAAKAYADGKIQQDLVPISVRRTDASTGETGWGLVTADEPMRPGTTLESLAGLKTPFRVHGNVTAGNAAGLNDGATASIIASEDFARENDLPVKMRLVSYAFAGVEPEVMGYGPIPATEKALAKAGLSIEDIDLFEINEAFAVQVLAFLEHYGIADDDARVNQYGGAIAYGHPLASSGVRLMTQLARQFEENPQVRYGLNTMCVGFGMGATVIWENPHWEGK